A single region of the Aquarana catesbeiana isolate 2022-GZ linkage group LG07, ASM4218655v1, whole genome shotgun sequence genome encodes:
- the LOC141102450 gene encoding olfactory receptor 5V1-like gives MTNLTKIITLILVGLSDHPPTMNGLFVLFLLIYLMTLIINLIIFFLVITDYHLHNPMYFFLSNLAFLDMSYSSVSGPRMLFDLVTKKRSISLPACTAQVFFYVYFTCSEVLLLSAMSYDRYIAICKPLHYTQIMSWRMCGHLAVIIWVFGLIYSLVQTLCSLRLSFCGPNSIHSFFCDLPHLYQITCTDPTINIVLIFALGGSVGLTAFLFTFLPYVRIISTILHIQGKTGKLKAFSTCTSHLLVVFIFYGSIIFIYFVPTATNMFGINKLFSVISALINPLLNPLIYSLRNNDLKAAFRRTLNP, from the coding sequence ATGACAAATCTCACAAAGATCATCACTCTTATTCTTGTGGGTCTATCAGACCATCCACCAACCATGAATGGACTTTTTGTGCTCTTCCTTCTGATCTATCTGATGACTCTTATCATAAACCTCATTATATTTTTCTTGGTCATCACTGACTACCATCTGCACaacccaatgtatttttttctcagCAATTTGGCATTTCTGGACATGTCTTATTCATCAGTGAGTGGACCAAGGATGCTCTTCGACTTGGTCACCAAAAAACGATCAATATCCCTCCCTGCCTGTACAGCCCAAGTCTTTTTCTATGTCTATTTTACTTGCTCTGAGGTCCTCTTGCTCTCAGCTATGTCCTATGACCGGTACATCGCCATCTGCAAACCtctacattacacacaaattatgtcttGGAGGATGTGCGGTCATTTAGCTGTTATAATTTGGGTCTTTGGGCTTATTTATTCCTTGGTTCAAACACTTTGTTCGCTCAGGTTGTCCTTCTGTGGTCCAAATTCCATCCACAGCTTCTTCTGTGACCTCCCACACTTGTACCAGATTACATGTACTGACCCAACAATAAACATAGTGCTCATTTTTGCATTGGGCGGCAGTGTGGGATTAACTGCTTTTCTTTTCACATTTCTTCCATATGTTAGAATTATCAGTACAATTCTCCACATTCAAGGCAAAACTGGAAAGCTGAAAGCATTCTCTACCTGCACATCGCACCTCTTGGTGGTCTTCATCTTCTATGGCTccataatttttatttactttgttcCCACTGCCACTAATATGTTTGGCATAAACAAGCTGTTTTCAGTCATATCTGCCCTCATTAACCCTTTGCTTAATCCTCTGATCTACAGCCTGAGGAATAACGACCTTAAGGCAGCATTCAGGAGGACTTTAAATCCCTGA